The Mytilus edulis chromosome 5, xbMytEdul2.2, whole genome shotgun sequence genomic interval CATACTATATATATTTGacttatatattattataacgATTGATTTAAAGTCAAGCTATAACCAGCTGTATGCTTTTGCTGGTTGCTAAATACTACAGTActtaaaattatgtaaatttcaaAGGTTTCTTAATTTTGGTAATTAGAAGTttttaaccatttaaaaaaataatattaatacatTCTGTATGATAatattaatggtttttttttttaaataaaacataaatactgaaatctatataatttaaataatttgtaatggtaaaacatggaatttaatataaatatacaaatataaaactgGTATTAAAAAGGGGGAGTTAACAACCTATTTAAAGTATATTAAACTTATGTTAACCGTGTGGATATAATCCTTTCCTGTTATTATAGaataaaacagacaaacaacgaaattattatatttatggAATTCCGTTGATTCATTGTCAAAACGTAAAACAGACAGTCCTTTTGCTAGAAATGTGTTAAAGTAGCTCATTGATTATCGTTTACAAATCCAACACTTCTTATCAATTATCTACTATCTTATATATAAATTgacatgacaaaaacaaaactgcTAAACTTATAAAATGATTAGATGTAGTATTTTACGTTAAAATTGGTTTAATTTTAAACAATCTATCTAAACGAAGACGACTGTAATATACTGACGGACATTAAAACCCTTTattatattattctttttaatttagattttttttttcaaatatgcattacttgtaaaataaacatatgcacatacattccattcataaaactCATCTAGATGAATTTTCCAGCTCGAAATTTTAAGTGATTACAACACGTTTGATTCTCTAACCATATTGTATGCCCTTGAACCATCGTTTCCCCTAATTAAACATATAAGTGTCACCGTCGAAAGCAACAAAAGTAGCGCTGTAACAAacgtaaaaaaaatgacaaaaacgcCAACTTCTTTTAGATATCGTGTTTTGATTTGGTCCCTGTATTACccattacaaataaaaatatgaaaatgtgtcctgagtataactgactatgcggtaatgACTTAGCTTAGTGTTTTagaccgtacggtgatctatagttgataaatattacatgtcattttggtctcttgtgaagaattgtctcattaacaatcataccacgtcttcttttttatacttacacattttatttgaaattcatttctttttaccACAAGTACTTCTTTTACCTTTAATGTGTGTATTTCCATATATTTGatacatatgcaatctttaattttACTATCTCCTTTCATCAACTTATGATTCATCAAATCAAAGTTTATCAATGTGTACGTTTAAAGTGACGAAAAAAAGAAGGTCCTGAGAATGACCATTTTTTATTCCGTTCAGCAGATATGTCCTTGATTGATAGGACAATTGCAACATATGCTGTCGTGTGAACTCATTGGGTACGAAAAATGATGATAATACAGTCTAATGATTATAAAAAGGTATCCCCcttacattttttctttttaaaaaagaagattctTAAtgcttgtcaatgagacaactcttcacatgtgaccaaatgacacagaaattaacaactaaatgtcacggtacttatcaacattgagcaaagcaaataccgcatagtcagctataaaaagcaaCTTGCTTATTGTACCTAACAATACcaattatgacattttttttaatattccagGGAAGGTATGGAAAGGGTGCAATTTACGTATTTTCGGCAGGAAACGGAGGAAAAAATGATAATTGTAATGCTGACGGTTATGCAAATAGTATTTACACAATAGCTATAACCAGTGTACGAGGGGGTAACAGTAGTTTCCCTCTAAAAAGTTCGGTATACTCTGAAGTTTGTTCGCCTGCTTTAGCAGCAACCTATGGAGGCAGTTCATTTGTTCATAAACATTTGGTAAGTTATTGCTTCAACCAGTGACGACAATCGTAGTTGTATTACAAAAGGTAATATGATAAGTGCCATTATTTAACCACTGAACTATTACAAAAGGTATGAAATTCTTTAATCTTGTCAAAtgatgtcaattttattttttaaagcatgGAAAGAAAGTCGATGAAACGAGACATAGCGATCATATGTATCCTTTACAGAatgggataattatagtcccatgggatttttttggtcccatgggaaaacaaatatcccatgggactacaattatccGATGGGACCAAAACAATCCCATGAGATTTTatcaaaatcccatgggattttacCAAAATGGCGTGGGATTTTACAAAAATGCCATGAGATAATGgtcaatcccatgggattttgccctgtcccatgggaaaTTGAagatcccatgtttttataaatcaaatagcaaaataaatataatagtaacagtagaaaattaatgaaattattgaatcccatgttaTTCCACACATTTTGGTTATATGTAAGACACTGTAGCTTTTATTTgaggcggcggatttgcaaaagTGTGTCCAGTGTTTTCTCTTCGGCATGGATGTTTTCACCGTTCTTATAGTATTATGTGGTTGCTTGCCATTCCTGTTGCCGATCAACGGTCTGAGGCGGGGGTAAACATAGATGACAAGAAGTTTACCCAAATTCCTCTTGGTCTCGATTGTATCGTTATATTAACTTACTATCTGGCAGTACCTACTATACACTAAATTGAGAGATCAGGGGAGGGAGTCTAGACATCGTCCTGTGTACTTTGACCTGATTAAATACGATATTTAGCTGAATAGTGACAATTTAAGCCCTATGAAGATATCGAAGATGACAGTATTTTGGGaaatcttttcgatacaattttaatatacactaccaacaatttgcctaacgtttacatgtacattaaatgccgctatataaacagtacttttaggaaacatcactaatcagtacattaaataCCGCTATATAATCAGTACATTTCTTACCCATACATTTTCAGTACATTAATTTATACATCATTTTTAGTAATGTTGAGAAAAAGttgtttacagtactgaaaatttcagtcattttcagtactgaaaatttgaGTCATTTTTCCAGGACTATATATTTCAGTCATTTTCAGTCCCAGCCTCCCCCATGTTATACGGAACATTCTTtttacaattttagagagatccttacaattacacacaagtcattgtcttgaaactagacacatgcttgtttttttttaccccTTTTCgaccctttattcctaaactttgTACCGATAACCCcataaatgaatccaaaccttcttattgtggttttaaacattgtagtacaattttagaacAATTGAACAACTTATACACTagttattatccttaaactagaaaaaaaacgcttgctttgggccccttttgggcctctaattcctaaacggttgggatcACCACcccaaaagacaaacaacctcccttttgtggtattgaaccgtctaaaaaaaaatcataaagatctATTTCCCTAAACTAAAGATACTGTCAGGGAACCAATGTATCTTCTGACGACGCAGACGACTACGACGACACCTTACCATTATACGACCCAAcaattttttttgcggtcgtataaaaaccactTATAGTATACATTGTGacttaaaattgacatttttaaaaatataatgacttgtaacagtcaggattctacttcctTAAAATTAtttccccattacgccagttcattttcaaaaTCGTAGAAGAGGAAGCTATTGTACgaatgacgcgctgccaatttagCTCTttaaaaccgataaatttatccacatagcaccattacgatccttatacaATGTATGTCAGTtctattttaaataacaaatgtaTCTACCAGCTAATgcgcatcagttaatgatcttgtctgcattgattcaacttagaactattgtctgatcggttgtcaggtggaattttcgaaaattctatttataaccagatgctccgcagggcgcagctttatacaaccacagaagtcaaaccctgaacattggggcaagtatggactcaacatttaagcttgatacagctatgaatttggattgtgattaaatagatgacacagcatatgtttctgacacagaatgaatgaaGTCTAACAACTTAAACTTaacaatttaatttgtttaaattagacatttacctattatggtctaatatcaaatatttaaatacatggttagattcagcatatcatagaacaccaataattcaatttttgatgaaatcaaataatgttcaattttagaccctttagacctaaatgtggaccaattttggtaaccgggcccaaatattgaAAATCTAAGTAGATGGTTAGAATCAGCGTATTGAAGAAcctcatatattcaatttttattaatcaaaCAAAGGTTAATTTTTGAtactttggaccttaatgtagaccaatttaaaaaccggacaatactgtgcaattgaatatgtcttgctattgtgcaaaacggtgcaattgaaaatttcttgctattgcacaatatactgtgcaactgaaaatttcctgctattgcacaatactgtgcaaatgAAGATTTCCTGCTTTTGCACTATACGTAATGTAATAATTTTGGACACTGATCTGGAAAACTGGGcgcataatcaaaaatctaagtacatgtttagattcagcatatgaaagaaccacaagaattcattttttgttaaaatcaagcacagtttaatgttggaccctttggaccttaacgtagaccaatttgaaaacaggaccaaacattaagaatctaaatacacagttagatttggcatatcaaagaaccccaataattcactttttgataaaattaaacaaagtttaattttggacccttttgatcccttattcctaaactattagaaccaaaactcccaataTCAATCTAAACCTTTCTTTtttggtcataaactttgtgttaaaaggagtaggtccggtaaggaccgatttggCCGCAAaattcaagttcatctgacgaaagattttgaccactttttaaacatttaagggTCTGTTTGATTTGAATCAATTTGTTTATGTggaagatttgaactgatttagtcatttaaTAGTCATTTAAAGCGATCCAATTCAAGCTcagatatgaaaaatctatccAATACGtcaaaaaagtcacttttcagatgttttttgtcaaaaacgaaagtgaccgcatccgtgttcattctcaccttttatatatgttatgcattatcataaaatacaacttacgtttcaatattaaggatgaacacgattgcgcccactttcgttttacacgaaaaccgtctaaaattgaactaaaatgctagaattgtgaagatttcagtaagttagcatgacttaatggtgttagtacccgatatatgtgaatggtattgtcaaaaacagcccatatttatgtagcagaagcattttactgtccaataaataacaaaaagtttacattttaacaatttaaaaaaactgctttattttggggccaagaaaaggtcttaccggacctactaatttcatagatttcaatttacttattcaaaagttattgtgcaaaaactaaaaaaaaaagcttattttGGACCTTTTTATGGCCCCTAAGTCTtacactgttgggaccaaaactcccaaaatcaatcccaatcttccttttgtggtcataaacatattttaaaatttcatagatttctgttaacttatactagagttattgtgcgaaaaccaagaaaaatgcttaattAGGCACTTTTTAGcacttattcctaaaatgttgaaacgaaaactcccaaaatcattcccaaccttccttttatggtcattaaccttgcatttaattttcaaagatttctatttacctatacgaaagttatagtgcaaagaccaaatgtcttcggacgatagacgacgacgacgacgacgacgccaaggTCATACCAATTTACGACCAAAAAAACCCCCAAttatttgcggtcgtataaaattctaattaaatatttcgtggaagggcagactaaaaaaattcggtggttgaagattataaaccctagtaatcacacacaaaatatgttttttttttcgaagatatgcattttcatcatccaacttaaaagactgtggtcaagtacttttagtaaaaaaatatagcTATTCGAactctgattttgtgattcaCTAGATaaatatttcacttgacccatatatttcatctactcgtactggtccgagaccacaattgtcgtcccttgattttcgttgaagtccctagtgttgacagtgggttacttgccattaatttgtataccccttccaaattcaTTTCTCCATGtgtaatgcctcaaattgcaaatAGGGGAAGGGGGGGATGAagttacactgtaaaaaaaattgggtccagaattttaaaggaaagtagtgatttggtccagctgaaaaaggttaaaaattagcacttcggaagccctaaacatagaattgtccatattttgaggtAGAGCCGATGAAgattctttaattttgattttatttgtcccaaaattagtacaacactctgtaaaaatttctttgagaaagcgcaggtgggatttgttttattttcatttatgttcttaaagaaatgcactacgaaataattgagTTCTCGGACCTACTGTGATTGTTTAATGTAAAAAAGTCAGCCTGTAgcttataaaaatgatagaatctgaaacGAGATGCTATATCAACTACTCTAACTTGCTTTGTACGTCAAAGACAAAATATACCCAAATACACTCTTACATAAAAAGGTgtactcgattttctcttttcaatacattttttaaccatttaaaaaaaaaaatcccgagtCACatatggaagggcagacacggaaattactgaactaatagattgatatgttctccgtgcgtggaaaaaatttaaaaaaatcggaggttatgcatatcctgcatccaacttgatagatacccatgtcgtcgacttgatatctagtTGTTCTGCataactatgtaatagataaattgaaaacttatggaaatggtatttttaaaataaaacactccGTACTTGAGAATTAAATTGTCGTTTTATTCATTTCTATCTACTTTCAAAAAATTTGATGCTATAGTTAACATAACAATTAGCATTTATCGCCTATCtcacaaagagcttcgattcttttgttctatttttacttGGTTTCCGACTTGTGAGAGATTTGAAAGCAGATTGATTTTTTGATTTCGCTGGATATTGAATTTCACACTTTTGGACCACTAAAAGAAAACTTGATTTGTTTAATTCTGTATTTCATCTAGAGAGACAATAAAATTATCCGGTGATGAAAGTCGAGTATTGTACGATTGTTTACTATTTGTAAGCACAATAGGAAAgttgagttgcgagttacaaaagtcgagttgcgattCACAAAAGTCGAGAtgtgagttacaaaagtcgagctgcgagttacaaaagtcgagttgctcgttaagaaagtcgagttgctagttaagaaagtcgagttgccaattaagaaagtcgagttgctcGTTAAGAAAATCGAGTTGCGAGTTTAGAAAGTccagttgcgagttaagaaagtccaGTTCCGAGTTGAGAAAGTTGAgctgcgagttacaaaagtcgaattGCGTAAAATGTGGAAACGAAACAAATTTGTTTGTGTAACTGTTTAACATTTTGGAATAATGATTGCTTATAGAATTGTATACAgtattgttgattatttttgttgttttttatctcttgtaaaaataaaatggattGCTTACATACTCACTACTATAGGATTTTCTGAAGAAGCAGAAAGCCTTTTGAGATACAGCGGATAGCTTGCAGTTTAATCATAACTAAATTTCATAGCTAGCACCGTCATATTCAACATAAAGGAAGATATAGCAATCAAGCTGTGGTACATATATGTAAAAGACCCCTTCTGCAAGTTTCGTTTAGAATGGGCTTTTTATGGCAGCTGTAGAGCCGGCCAATATTCGTTATGGACCTCAAAATTTATTCTTTGACACTCAAAATTGTGGAcgttaaaattatatatgtctaCATTTGCTAGAAATGAAGGGGAAATGTTGGACGTGATTAAAACCAGTTTAAACCAGCCGCCTTTTTGTGTTTGACCGAAGTCAGGACCTTTAGCCTGTGTTGCtcttgtatattttttacaattggaaaatttgctgattttttcgttccattcttttcctttagtttgcctcaatcaaatagtataaaacttatacacactgCTTATTATTACAAAACACCGATCTAGATAGAATTGTGGTGGATCACCTTTACCGTTCAAGAGTAATGCTTctttaaaaaattacgatttttttcgtttctgttttcTATAAACTtcagtttgtctcaaccaaatgttatgaaacttataaacaatgctaaatacaacacaaaacagatcaagtttgaaatgtAGTGGCGTCATTCTACCCATTTCAGAGTTATGCCCCTATACAAAtgaaacaattatatttttttgtttctatttttaacttaAGTTTAAATTGCCTAAACCACTTGTAATGTTACTTATAAACAATACGTATAACGATTAAACTCGGATCAAGTACAAATTAAATTTGGATAGTATTTGTTCCTCAGTGATGTCCTGTTATAACTGTATATGATATGCAAGTGGGACTGAGTCCAATGGACTCATTACCTATTTATCTAAATTGTTTAAAGTAACAGATAAAATTTATAGAACGGACAAGGGttagttgcaaatatttcatgtatattttgaacacatGCAGAGAAATTTGAATAGGAaccctttgccaaaaaataaaactttctttttcttCTATGCTCCCGCCTTAAGATGTTATGTTTTGAATTtaagtttcactttccatattcggtatttatcCTAAGGTAGTCTCCATGTGGCAAAAATTACGTGATGCAAGAATTTATTATCCAGGAGTTCGGCTACATATGTCTTTTCTGTTTGAAGTTTTCGTACTGATCACAGCTGAAAACAACTCACTAACTTCGTGGACAAACATAATGGAAATTCCAGATGATTTGAATTCCTTACTAGCAGCCATGAAGTTAACTGGAAAAGAACCTGCCTGGAAGTTCTCCGCAAGATCTGGCCAGGTGTCAGTACAGCTCACGTGGACCAAGACAAAGGCTAAGGAACCAGAGGCACCCTCTAGTAAATCCAAGCCGGCCCTAAAGAGTAAGCCACCCTCCATCAGGAGAAGAGACGCAAAGCGCTTTGACCAGTGGAAGGCAACAAAACAGGTACCTGCTGACAAAGTCCAACAAACCACCACCACACAAACCGAGACAAGAGACACCGTAGTTGGACCTGTACTAACAACAACGAAGTACAAGGGGTAACCAGTTGGGGTTGTAGTCAATAGGGATATTGTCACTAGTCCCTACAACCCAACAAGGCCTGTCATCGCCTGGTATTTTATACCTCCACCAATGACAGAGGCAAGCGCAGTAGGATCGACTTTGAAGATGGGTTTGACATGGATCACCCAGACCTACTGCGCACACCACCACACACATCGCCCGTCATCACTGACCAATCGAAAGAGGTAATTCAATCAGCCATACAAGCAGCAAGACCCGATACTCCGTACCAGCAACACCAACGCAGTCGGAGTAAAATGAAGGCAAAAGGACAGACAGACTCCAGTCTATAGAATAGGTTGCTACAGTCCGCGATATCCATACAGGATAGTCGGACTCTAAACACCCACACATCATCATATATTTCTCTTTTTGGCTGATATCCAAGCAGACAACGTGCATGTGTTCAACGGCAATGTAGATTTTTTCttatgaaataaaacagaaaagtTGCCGATCCGGCACATAATAAAGATCGGTTAAAAAAAGaggttttgattttaatttagatCGAAAATCTaaattcgagggttgaaaattGAGAGCACAAAAATAGGAGGTGTTCCTCAGGGAATCTTTTTATCTTATGCACTCTCATTTAAAagcttttttttatgtaatcaaaacaaagaaaacaaatgttAGTAAACTTAGTGAATgatctttcttcctttctcccaagtcggaaaccaggttgaaatagaacaaataaatcgaggctctttgttagagaaggcgataaatgtttactgtattgtttactatagtgacaaattttttaaaagttattagaaacaaacaaaattgcaattttcttctcaattacgagtttttttatttaaaaaaaactatttgcataagttttcaatttatggAGGATATAGTTAATcagaacaataagatatcaagtcgacgacatgggtatctttcaagaaAAATGCAAAACCTccgattttttggaaaaaaattaccacggacggaaaacatatcaatctattagttcagtaatgttcgtgtctgtccttccattatgtaaataaagaaaaaaatctaaaaaatgggtaacaattgtatcgaaatgAGAAACTGGAGTGCTCCTTATTATGTTACGGCGTGTTTGAGTTaagtaatttgtcttgatatcgtacaaagtaagaatatttcatacatcgtctcgcttcagattctatcatctttatatatataagctacaggttgactttataacacaaaacaCTTAccgtac includes:
- the LOC139525120 gene encoding furin-like protease kpc-1, with translation MRRRNQDKVHGISFRNGSTDPKPKSDKDNHGTKVAGLIAAVKDNGLCIPGVAYNSTVIGVQLLDSKDEVKHVTDSDMASAFTHYISDVYIYSNSWGPPDGFGFHGPGILAKKALQEGVTSGRYGKGAIYVFSAGNGGKNDNCNADGYANSIYTIAITSVRGGNSSFPLKSSVYSEVCSPALAATYGGSSFVHKHLHGKKVDETRHSDHMYPLQNGIIIVPWDFFGPMGKQISHGTTIIRWDQNNPMRFYQNPMGFYQNGVGFYKNAMR